From the genome of Deinococcus sp. QL22, one region includes:
- a CDS encoding ATP-binding protein, producing MTLPPGTDLGPFASLAEDLQEITEALAATSTEREVIAIVLTPAVRALGAVAGIVLLVDQTDQQMKIAGSQGYESGTPTVWQEGPIEDHVLIADILRMREALYFEHAGALKEAYPELESRTGGLAAIANATLPMFLDDQPLGVIVLDFKEPHHFSPAERHFLKILSAQCAIALGRTRLLDDLERQVATRTRQLENQARAQEAFVAFTEAVGTNTDLLALAQQAITVLRARFHDATIVYYTRDGDLWKAQAWSEDLSEALVVSLTAGLPSSTPLIRRAINAGTAVFTNGWDAEQEQIEHSEAYSTAAGFPLTVDDEIRHLVLFGLKDTPRWTERDQSLVRAVGRSLTLAVERAHGVAQLAQRTQELERSNTELEQFAYIASHDLQAPIRAVTSFAGIIHKRYGDSLDERGQLYLRQIMESGEHMKRLVDDLLAFSRVHTEQQPLLPTDAENVFDAVASRLQTSGVTLIRSALPVVQTDGQQLDQLLQNLISNGLKYRREGVVPEVEVTAQRDGAWWRFAVSDNGIGIEPQYYERIFEIFQRLHGRESYEGTGIGLAVCKKIVERHGGQLWLESVPGKGSTFFFTLPEA from the coding sequence ATGACCTTGCCGCCCGGCACCGATCTGGGGCCCTTCGCCTCTCTAGCAGAGGACCTTCAAGAAATCACCGAAGCACTCGCCGCGACCAGCACGGAGCGGGAGGTCATCGCGATCGTACTCACTCCGGCGGTCAGAGCCCTGGGGGCTGTGGCGGGGATCGTGTTGCTCGTCGACCAGACCGATCAGCAGATGAAAATCGCCGGCAGCCAGGGCTACGAGAGCGGAACTCCAACCGTCTGGCAGGAAGGGCCGATCGAAGACCACGTGCTGATCGCCGACATCCTACGCATGCGTGAGGCGCTGTACTTCGAGCACGCCGGCGCGCTGAAGGAGGCTTACCCAGAGCTCGAGAGCCGTACCGGGGGACTGGCGGCCATCGCCAACGCAACGCTCCCAATGTTCTTGGATGACCAGCCGCTTGGGGTCATCGTGCTCGACTTCAAAGAACCGCACCATTTTTCACCTGCGGAACGGCACTTCCTGAAGATCTTGTCCGCCCAATGCGCGATCGCTCTAGGCCGCACCCGGCTCTTGGACGACTTGGAGCGTCAAGTGGCGACCCGCACCCGGCAACTTGAGAATCAGGCCCGTGCCCAAGAAGCCTTTGTGGCCTTCACAGAAGCCGTGGGCACCAACACGGACTTGCTCGCCCTAGCACAGCAGGCCATCACTGTGCTCCGGGCGCGCTTCCACGACGCCACCATCGTGTATTACACCCGCGATGGTGACCTGTGGAAGGCCCAAGCGTGGAGCGAGGACTTGAGTGAAGCCTTGGTCGTCAGCCTCACTGCAGGTCTGCCCAGCAGCACGCCCCTCATCCGCCGCGCGATCAACGCGGGCACGGCAGTCTTCACCAACGGCTGGGATGCAGAGCAGGAGCAGATCGAGCACAGCGAGGCCTACAGCACGGCTGCTGGCTTCCCCCTGACAGTGGATGATGAGATCCGGCATCTGGTGCTGTTTGGCCTTAAGGACACACCGCGCTGGACGGAGCGCGATCAGTCACTGGTGCGGGCGGTGGGGCGCAGTCTGACCCTTGCCGTGGAGCGTGCGCATGGTGTGGCGCAGCTTGCGCAGCGAACTCAAGAACTGGAGCGCAGCAACACGGAGCTCGAGCAGTTTGCCTATATCGCCTCGCATGACCTGCAAGCGCCGATTCGGGCGGTGACGAGCTTCGCGGGGATCATCCACAAGCGGTATGGAGACAGTTTGGATGAACGGGGCCAGCTGTACCTGCGACAAATCATGGAAAGCGGAGAGCATATGAAGCGGCTGGTGGACGACCTGCTGGCCTTCTCACGGGTGCATACCGAGCAGCAACCGCTCCTGCCTACGGATGCAGAGAACGTGTTTGACGCGGTGGCCAGCCGTCTCCAGACCTCGGGAGTGACCCTCATCCGGAGTGCTCTCCCTGTGGTGCAGACGGACGGGCAGCAACTCGACCAACTGCTCCAAAACCTGATCAGCAACGGCTTGAAATACCGCCGAGAGGGCGTGGTGCCGGAGGTGGAGGTCACGGCCCAGCGGGACGGGGCATGGTGGCGGTTTGCGGTGTCAGACAACGGCATTGGGATTGAGCCGCAATACTACGAGCGCATCTTCGAGATCTTCCAGCGGCTGCACGGGCGAGAGAGCTACGAGGGCACAGGGATTGGGCTGGCGGTGTGCAAGAAGATCGTCGAGCGGCACGGCGGGCAGCTGTGGCTGGAGAGCGTTCCGGGGAAGGGGTCAACCTTCTTTTTCACACTGCCGGAAGCGTAA
- a CDS encoding DnaB-like helicase C-terminal domain-containing protein — translation MARRQLTAEELRVLVQDGRAVFALMPTAAQERALDASGVEWYTLPTLDLSGPPADVLERLQDAMTEAFSHALTGNLNFLQSGLLTLADERLERGGNAYPTGLLEFDEAIGGGFYDGLHVLGGVTGGGKTALALAVAESNARAGRPVLYVTYEQSRYELWGRLISTRVGVGLRQLRTGGTIDQPISAKLRENSAYIDLTNEVAPWLSVVEGNGVEGGSWGIDRIAAQVRRLKSAHGVAPLVILDYLQRMPSGDTKDRRHQIDDVVTGLQVRLGREQNAPILLISSVGRGKYGELVGQPLEERLGVFKESGGVEYTAYTASLLYPLGIQDAYALGLDGPPVPGTGRAALHGLWKYLVLDLVKNREGEAPRQWVVKWYPASGRFELVMPVDADSLAGEKSTVGGRRNSR, via the coding sequence GTGGCAAGACGCCAACTCACAGCCGAAGAGTTGCGAGTGCTGGTACAGGATGGCCGTGCCGTTTTCGCTCTCATGCCTACAGCCGCACAGGAGCGGGCTTTAGACGCCTCTGGGGTGGAGTGGTACACCTTACCCACCCTGGATCTGAGCGGCCCTCCAGCAGACGTGTTGGAGCGATTGCAGGACGCCATGACGGAAGCGTTTTCCCATGCTCTGACGGGCAATTTGAACTTCTTGCAGAGTGGACTGCTGACCCTCGCGGATGAGCGGTTGGAGCGGGGCGGAAACGCTTACCCTACAGGCCTGCTGGAATTTGACGAGGCTATAGGGGGCGGTTTCTACGACGGCCTTCACGTGCTGGGTGGGGTGACAGGCGGTGGCAAAACGGCGTTGGCTTTGGCAGTGGCCGAGAGCAATGCCCGTGCCGGTCGGCCCGTGCTGTATGTCACCTATGAACAGAGCCGCTACGAACTATGGGGCAGGTTGATCAGTACGCGGGTAGGTGTCGGTCTTCGTCAGCTCCGAACCGGCGGCACAATAGACCAGCCGATCAGTGCAAAACTGCGAGAGAACAGCGCCTATATCGACTTGACCAACGAAGTGGCCCCCTGGCTGAGTGTGGTCGAGGGGAACGGTGTGGAAGGCGGATCATGGGGCATTGACCGGATTGCAGCCCAGGTAAGACGACTGAAGTCCGCCCATGGTGTTGCCCCATTGGTAATCCTTGATTACCTCCAGCGCATGCCAAGCGGAGACACTAAGGACAGAAGGCACCAAATTGACGATGTGGTGACAGGCTTGCAAGTGCGGCTGGGTCGAGAGCAGAACGCGCCTATCCTCCTGATTAGTAGCGTGGGCCGCGGCAAGTACGGCGAATTGGTAGGGCAACCCCTTGAAGAGCGTTTGGGTGTGTTCAAGGAATCAGGCGGCGTGGAATACACGGCCTACACAGCGTCCCTTCTCTACCCATTGGGCATTCAGGACGCCTACGCTCTTGGTTTGGACGGGCCGCCTGTTCCTGGAACAGGTAGAGCCGCACTCCATGGCCTTTGGAAGTACCTCGTCCTCGACCTAGTCAAGAACCGTGAAGGCGAAGCGCCCCGGCAGTGGGTCGTGAAGTGGTACCCAGCGAGCGGGCGCTTTGAACTAGTAATGCCGGTGGATGCAGACTCATTGGCAGGAGAAAAATCGACTGTTGGGGGGCGAAGAAATAGCCGCTGA
- a CDS encoding NPCBM/NEW2 domain-containing protein encodes MMHRVVARSLLVGSALTLALTACGQSPSSVTADPYAGGVSYPWAYTASPNQLTPLSLTAGENNLYYEPILAARNSWGPIEIDRSNGEQQAGDGKTLTLNGITYARGFGTHAGSELRFSLKGTDATCTRFTSQIGIDDEVGSKGSVVFQVYLDGQKAYDSGTMTGASATKTIDLDITGKQELRLVVTDAGDNIHYDHADWAKPLVFCQTSVPPASSTLERMSLSNDGSEGNEDSYDSSISANGRLVAFVSTASNLVPGDTNTQTDVFVHNIQAGTTTRASVANDGSQSNGYALNPSISVDGRWVVFVSNASNLVPGDTNGHRDVFVRDLQAGTTTRVSLANDGSQSNSGSFNFNSSISADGRLIAFSSFASNLVPGDTNGDRDVFVRDLQAGTTTRVSLANDGSQSNGFSDQSSISADGRWVVFNSYASNLISSDTNNQSDVFMRNLQTGTTTRISLANDGSQSNNLSDQPSISADGRWVAFNSFASNLIPNDTNGATDVFVRDLQAGTTTRVSLTNDGAQSTGFSDKPVISSDGRWVAFNSDANNFVPGDTNGATDVFVRDLQMSTTTRINVKRDGLQSTGLTLQPSISADGHSVAFYSDADDLVPGDTNGTFDVFRWHRP; translated from the coding sequence ATGATGCACCGCGTTGTTGCCCGTTCCCTGCTGGTCGGAAGCGCCCTCACCCTCGCGTTGACCGCCTGCGGTCAGTCCCCCTCATCTGTGACCGCCGATCCGTATGCAGGTGGCGTGAGTTATCCCTGGGCCTACACCGCCTCCCCAAACCAGCTCACCCCACTGAGCCTGACCGCTGGAGAGAACAACCTCTACTACGAGCCGATCCTCGCCGCCCGCAACAGTTGGGGCCCCATCGAGATCGACCGCTCCAATGGGGAACAACAGGCCGGAGATGGCAAGACGCTCACCCTCAACGGCATTACGTATGCCCGTGGGTTCGGTACCCACGCGGGCAGCGAGTTGCGCTTCAGCCTCAAAGGCACAGACGCGACGTGTACTCGCTTCACCAGCCAGATCGGCATTGATGATGAAGTCGGCAGCAAAGGCAGCGTGGTGTTTCAAGTGTATTTGGACGGTCAAAAAGCCTATGACAGCGGCACCATGACCGGCGCGAGCGCGACCAAAACGATTGACCTCGATATCACGGGCAAGCAGGAATTGCGCCTGGTGGTCACCGATGCGGGCGACAACATCCACTACGACCATGCAGATTGGGCCAAACCCTTGGTTTTCTGCCAGACCTCCGTGCCGCCTGCCTCTTCAACCTTGGAACGGATGAGCTTGTCCAATGACGGTTCGGAAGGCAATGAGGACAGTTACGATTCTTCTATCAGCGCGAACGGGCGCTTGGTGGCCTTCGTTTCCACTGCCAGCAACCTGGTTCCCGGCGATACCAATACTCAAACTGACGTCTTTGTGCACAACATTCAAGCAGGCACCACCACCCGGGCCAGCGTAGCGAATGACGGCTCGCAGAGTAATGGCTACGCCCTTAATCCCTCTATCAGCGTGGATGGGCGGTGGGTCGTCTTTGTCTCCAATGCCAGCAACTTGGTTCCCGGCGATACCAACGGCCACCGAGATGTCTTCGTGCGTGACCTTCAAGCGGGCACCACCACTCGGGTCAGCCTGGCCAATGATGGATCGCAGAGCAATAGCGGCAGTTTCAATTTCAATTCTTCGATCAGTGCGGATGGGCGGTTGATCGCCTTCTCCTCCTTCGCCAGCAATCTGGTTCCTGGCGATACCAACGGCGACCGTGATGTCTTTGTGCGCGACCTTCAAGCAGGTACCACCACTCGGGTCAGCCTGGCGAATGACGGATCGCAAAGTAATGGCTTCAGTGACCAATCCTCCATCAGCGCGGATGGACGCTGGGTCGTCTTTAATTCTTACGCCAGCAACCTAATCTCCAGCGACACCAACAATCAGTCTGATGTTTTTATGCGCAACCTACAAACGGGCACGACCACCCGCATCAGTTTGGCGAATGACGGATCGCAAAGCAATAACCTTAGTGACCAACCTTCCATCAGCGCGGATGGACGCTGGGTCGCTTTCAACTCCTTTGCCAGCAACCTGATCCCTAACGATACCAACGGCGCGACTGATGTCTTTGTGCGCGACCTTCAAGCAGGTACCACCACTCGGGTCAGCCTAACGAATGACGGTGCGCAGAGTACTGGCTTCAGTGACAAGCCTGTCATCAGTTCGGATGGACGCTGGGTCGCTTTCAACTCCGACGCCAACAACTTTGTTCCAGGTGATACCAACGGTGCGACGGACGTCTTTGTGCGCGACTTGCAAATGAGCACCACCACCCGAATCAACGTGAAGAGGGACGGTTTGCAGAGTACTGGCCTCACCCTTCAGCCGTCCATCAGCGCGGATGGGCACTCAGTCGCCTTTTACTCCGATGCCGATGACCTGGTTCCCGGCGATACCAACGGCACGTTTGACGTCTTCCGGTGGCATCGGCCCTAA
- a CDS encoding ParA family protein: MPSAAPYIVALTSLKGGVGKSTLAVNLAGALSVRGKTALIDADAAIQTSRGWLERGSLPIIPLLEGQELPAGLRYLVVDTEGRPAVGDMSDLTRSANVVLVPTAPNSVEVEATARLLGQLAQAGGNMEKVRVVITKAPPVGSVGQAARDELRAAGFQVCETVIRRYTAHERAHEQGTLVKDAVDPRSENAWSDILGLTVEVC; the protein is encoded by the coding sequence ATGCCTTCTGCTGCCCCATACATCGTTGCACTCACTTCCCTGAAAGGTGGAGTGGGGAAAAGTACCCTCGCCGTCAACCTCGCGGGCGCACTATCCGTGAGGGGGAAGACCGCACTGATTGATGCTGATGCAGCCATTCAAACCAGTCGAGGCTGGTTAGAGCGTGGGAGCCTCCCCATCATCCCCCTGCTGGAAGGCCAGGAACTTCCAGCAGGGCTCCGGTACCTGGTGGTCGATACAGAGGGCCGCCCAGCGGTCGGCGACATGAGTGACCTCACCCGTTCAGCCAATGTGGTCCTAGTCCCGACTGCACCCAACAGTGTGGAGGTTGAAGCCACGGCGCGGCTGCTGGGTCAACTTGCCCAAGCCGGCGGCAACATGGAGAAGGTGCGTGTGGTCATCACGAAGGCCCCACCCGTTGGCAGTGTGGGCCAAGCCGCCCGTGACGAGCTGCGAGCTGCGGGCTTCCAAGTTTGTGAAACCGTGATCCGGCGCTACACCGCCCATGAACGCGCTCACGAGCAGGGTACGCTGGTCAAAGACGCCGTAGACCCTCGGTCAGAGAATGCTTGGAGTGACATTCTTGGGTTGACTGTGGAAGTCTGCTGA